ACCGAGGCGCGCAGCGACAGCTTGTGCTTGATCTCCGGGGCGGAGAAGCCCGGCGTGTCGGTCGGGACGACGAAGCCGCGCACGCCCTCGTCGGTCTTGGCCCACACCACGGCCACCGAGGCGATGCTGCCGTTGGTGATCCACATCTTGCGGCCGTTGAGCACCCAGTCGGAGCCGTCGCGCCGGGCGGTGGTGCGCATCGACGCGGGGTCGGAGCCGTGGTCGGGCTCGGTCAGGCCGAAGCAGCCGATCGCCTCCCCCGCCGCCATCTGCGGCAGCCAGTGCTGCTTCTGCTCCTCCGAACCCCACCGCCAGATGGCGAACATCGCCAGCGAGCCCTGCACCGACACCAGCGAGCGCAGCCCGGAGTCGCAGGACTCCAGCTCCTCGCAGGCGATGCCGTAGTCCACAGCGGACAGACCCGCGCAGCCGTAGCCCTCCAGGTGCATGCCCAGCACGCCGAGCTTGCCGAGCTCCCGGGCCAGTTCGCGGGCCTGCGGGAACTCCCCGCGCTCGAACCACTCCGCCACGTGCGGCTGCACGTGGTCGCGGCACAGCGCGCGCACGCTGTCGCGGATCGCCAGCTGCTCCGGGGTGAATTCGGCGTCGATCCCGAGCGGGTCGCGCGGGTCGAACGCGGGGCTCTTTCCACCGGCACTCATTGCGGGTTCCTCCTCGTTCCTCGTGTGAGCCGCGGCAAGCGACGCCTCACGCACTGATCGCGCGAGCGCGCAGCGCCCGACCCGCCCCCGCGCGGTCAGCGGGAGATGTGGGGAAGCGGTTGCGCGGGGTCCTTGAGCCAGGAGAGCACCTCCTGGCCGTGCTCGCCGAGCAGCGGCGGCGGGGTCGGTGCGGCGCTGCCGTGCGCGGAGAAGTCGATGGGCATCCGCACTTGCATCGCCGCCCCACCACCGGGGTCGACCATCGGCCGCAGGCCCAGGGACTCGGCGTAGTGCACCGCCCGCGACAGGTCGTTGACCTGCCCGCACGCGATCCCCACGCGCTGCAGGCGTTCCTGCCAGTCGGCCGCGGTGCGGGCGCCGAGCACGTTCTCCAGCAGCCGGGCCAGCTCGTCGCGGTGCGCGACCCGCTGCGCGTTCGTGGCGAAGCGCGGGTCGTCGGGCAGCTCGACCAGCCCCAGCGCCTCGCAGAGCTTGCGGAACTGGCCGTCGTTGCCGACCGCGACGGCCAGGAAGGCGTCCTCGCAGCGCAGCGTCTCGTACGGGGCGATGCTCGGGTGCCGGTTGCCCATCCGCTGCGGCGCGACACCGGTGGTCAGCAGCCCGCTCATCTGGTTCACCAGCGACGCCAGCAGGCTGGACAGCAGGTTCACCTCGACGTGCTGCCCCTCGCCGGTGAGCTCGCGGTGCCGCAGCGCGGCCATGATGCCCAGCGCCGCGTCCTTGCCGGTGAGCACGTCCACCAGGGCCACGCCGACCTTCGTCGGCGGGCCGTCGGGGTCGCCGGTGATGCTCATCAGCCCGCCCAGCGCCTGCACCACGAAGTCGTAGCCGGGCAGGTCCGCACCCCCGGCGCTGCCGAACCCGGAGATCGAGGTGTAGACGAGCCGGGGGTTGAGCTCGCGCGCGGCGGCGTGGTCCAGCCCGTGGCGGGCCAGGCCGCCGGGCTTGAAGTTCTGCACCATCACGTCGGCGCGGCGGACCAGCTCGTGCGCGGTCGCCCGGTCCTGCGGGTCGTCGAGGTCGAGGACGATGCTGCGCTTGCTGCGGTTGACCGACTCGAAGTAGGAGGAGCTGTGCTCGGTCCAGGGCGGTCCCCACGAGCGGGTGTCGTCGCCGGTACCGGGACGCTCGACCTTGATCACCGTGGCCCCGAGGTCCGCCAGCAGCATGGTCGCGTACGGCCCGGCGAGGACCCGGCTGAAGTCCGCGACGACCACGCCCTCCATCGGCAGCGTTGCCATCCACCCGCCTTTCCCCAGCACGACCGTGCTGGTGGCTTGCGTCACCGCGATTTTGGATCCAATATACAGTTGCGGCGCAGCCGGTCAAGGGATCAGCGGACCACGAGCAACGGAGGACCGGGGATGCAGCGACCACCCACCACGCAGGAGTTCGTCCTCGGCGAGCTGCGCCGGTCCATCGTGTCCGGGGAGCTGGCACCGGGTCAGCCGATCCGGCAGGACTCCATCGCCCAGCGCTTGGGCGTGAGCCGGGTGCCGCTGCGCGAAGCGCTGAAGACGCTGGAGGCGGAGGGCCAGGTCGTCTACCAGCCGCACCGCGGCTACTCGGTGGCCGAGCTGTCGCTGCGCGACCTGCTGGAGGTCTACCGGATGCGGCAGCTGCTGGAGGCGGAGGCCGCGACCGTGGCCACCGAGCGGTTCACCGACACCGACCTGGCACGCATCGCCGACGCCCAGCTGGACGTGGAGAAGGCGGCCGACAGCGACGACCTGGTCGCCATGATCGCGGCCAACCGCCGCTTCCACTTCGCACTGCTGGAGCCGTCGGGCATGCCGCGGCTGCTGCGCGTCGTGCGTACCCTGTGGGACGCCACCGACGCCTACCGCGCGGTCTACTACAACTCCGACGCCAACCGCGCGCGCGTCCGCCAGGAGCACGACGCGATCGTCGCGGCGGCGCAGGAACGGCGGGCCGAGGACCTCGTCCGGATGCTCGACGAGCACCGACAGCACGCGGTCGACGCCCTGCGCGCCACCATCACGCCCGGCGCGGACTGACCGCACCCCCGGCGAGTCAGGCGCCGAGCAGCGCCGCCGCGGCCCGCCGCGCCCGCTCCACCGCCCAGGGGAACTCGGTCGACGCCACGACCGTCGCCCCCTCGTAGAGCAGCAGCGCGCTCTCCGCGAGCCCCGCCGGGTCGGCGACACCGGCGTCGGAGGCGAGCCGCTCGAAGTAGTCGCGCATCCACCGCTTCTGCTCGAGGACGACCGACCGCCCGGGGTGGTCGGGCTCCGGGATCTCCGCCAGCGCGTTGACGAAACCGCAGCCGCGGAAGTCCTCGCGCTCCATCCACGCGCCGAGCGCGTCGAAGGTGGCCAGCAGCTGCTCGCGCGGACCGCTCGCGTGCTCGGCCACCCAGTCCTGCAACCACCGCCGCCAGCGCCGGTCGCGCTCGACCAGGTACGCGGCGACGAGCCGGTCCTTCGACCCGAAGCACGAGTAGAGCGTCTTCTTGGTCACCCCGGCGTCGGAGGCGATGGCCTCGACGCCGACGGCGTGGATGCCCTGCCGGTAGAACAGCTCGGCCGCCACGTCGAGCACCTTCCGGCCGGCCGGGGTCAGCTTCTCCAGCGTTCCAACGACGTCACCCATGCCGCGACGATACCGACCGGTGGGTTGACACGCACGCAGCACCGAGGTCTACGGTGGTAACCACACCGGTCGGTATACCTCGATGGGAGAGCGATCACCATGCGTGCAGTGCTGCTCACCGGCTTCGGAGGGCCGGAGAAGCTGGAGTACCGCGACGACGTGCCCGCCCCGGAGCCCGGTCCCGGCGAGGTCCGGGTCCGCGTCGCCGCGACGGGCATCAACAACACCGACGTCTGGACCCGCGAGGGCGCCTACGGCTCGGCGGAGGACCCGACGAGCACGGCGGGGTGGCGGCGCGAGCCGCTGGCGTTCCCCCGCATCCAGGGCGCCGACGTGGTCGGCCGCATCGACCAGGTCGGGGAGGGCGTGCCCCGGTCGCGGCTCGGCGAGCGCGTCCTCGTCGACCCGATGCTCTACACCGGTGGCGAGCGCGAGCTCGTCGACACCGAGTACCTGGGCAGCGAGCGCGACGGCGGCTTCGCCGACTTCACCACCGTCCCGGCCGGCAACGCCCACCCGGTGCAGAGCCGGCTCAGCGACGCCGAGCTCGCCACCTTCCCGACGGCCTGCACGACCGCGATGCGCATGCTCAACCGGGCTGACGTGCGGGCCGGGGAGACCGTCGTGGTCACCGGCGCGTCCGGCGGCGTCGGTTCCGCCCTCGTCCAGCTCGCGACGCTGCGCGGCGCGCGGGTGGTCGCGGTGACCAGCTCGGCCAAGCGCGAACGCGCGCTGCGGCTCGGGGCGCACGCGACGGTGGACCGCGACGCCCCCGACCTGGCCGCGGCGGTGCGCGCGGAGGTCGGTCCCGTCGACGTGGTGGCCGACGTGGTGGCCGGGCCCGCCTTCGCCCCGCTGCTGCGCGTGCTCGGCCCGCTCGGGCGCTACGTCGTGGCCGGCGGCATCGCCGGGCCGCTGGTGGAGACCGACCTGCGCACCGTCTACCTGCGGCAGCTGCAGTTGATCGGCTCGTCCTTCGGCACGCACGAGGACTTCGCCCAGCTGGTCGACCACGTCCAGCGCGGCGAGCTGACCCCGCTGCTGGCGGGCACCTACCCGCTGCCCGAGCTCCGCGAAGCCCAGCGGGCCTTCGCGGCCAAGGACTTCTTCGGCAAGCTCGTCATCACCGTGGAGGGATCGGCGTGAAGCTCGACGCGCACACCCTCGTCGACGGCGTCCGGCTGGCTCACCGGCACGTGCCGGGGAGCACCGGGGAGGTCCTGGTCTTCGTGCACGGCACGCCGTCGCACTCCCACATCTGGCGGAACGTGGTGCCGGCGTTCGAGGCGGCGGGCCACGGCGTGCTGGTCTACGACCTGCTGGGCTACGGCGCCTCGGAACGGCCGGTCGACCGCGACACGTCCGTCACCGCGCAGGCCGACCTGCTCGCGGAGCTGTTGCGGCAGCTCGACGTCCCGCGGTGCACGCTGGTCGGGCACGACATCGGGGGCGCGGTGGCGCAGCTCTTCACCACCGCGCACCCGGACCGCGTCGAGCGGCTGGCCCTGATCGACTCGGTCAGCTACGACTCCTGGCCGTCGAGCACCTGGCAGCAGATCATCCGCGACCACCTCGACGAACACGCGGCCATGCCGGAACGGGAGTTCGCCGCCATGCTCACCGGCCAGCTGGCGATGACGGTCGCGGACCCCGCCCGGATGACCGGCGAGACCCTGGAGGCCTACTTGCGTCCACATCGGACGCCGGTCGGCCGGGCGTCGTTCTTCGAGCACCAGGTCCGCCACTACGACTCGACGCCGACCCAGCGGGTGGCTCCGCTGCTGGGCACCCTGACCGTGCCGACCCGGGTCATCTGGGGCGCCGAGGACCGCTGGCAACCGGTGGACCACGCCCACCGCCTGGCCCGGGACATCCCGAACGCCACCCTCGCCACGATCCCCGACGCGGGCCACTTCCCCATGGAGGACGACCCGTCCCGCGTCACCGAGGAGCTCTTCACCCTCCTCAGCACCCCCGCGCACCACCACGCGGGACGCTGCTGAACGGACGACCGAGACGAAGGCAGGACGTGGGTCGGGCCTGGTCCTGGTGATCCGCACATCGCGCAACACCGCGCGAAGATCACGACCAGGCCCGAAACCGCGCGAGACCTCGCCTCGGGAACCGAGGTGTCCACATCGGATCGATCGCCACGAGCGCCAGCGGGCCACGGTCGAGCGGATCGATGGGGACACTGCCGAAGGGCACTGGAGATCACCTGCTGCGGGGTGGTCCGTTCCAGCCACCGGACGCGGGAGGCGGGGGCTGGTTCCTGCGCCGCAGACCAGGCGGGGGCGGATCGTCCCTCATGAACTCCGCGAACCGCTGAGCTTGCACGGCGCGTCGGTGGTGGACAGCGGCGTGGAAGTAGCGGTTCGAGGCAGGCAGCCACGAGCACACGATCCCTGTGACGCCCAGTGCGCCGACGAGCGCGCTGAACGCCTTCAGCCCGAGGCCCCACGCCGGGTCGAGGAACCCGAACGGGACGAGAACCGCGTAGCAGCCGGAGAGGACGGTGAAGAAGACTCGCCAGCCGTTGTGCCCGGAGCGGACCTTCCAGCAGCCGAACACGAGGATCCCGGCGACTGCGACACCGAAGACCACGCTCGCGATGACGGCACCTCCGGTGGTGAGCGCAGCGAGCAGCCAGTAGAGCACCGCGTCCGTCGCCCACGCTCCGACTGCCAGTTCCAGAGCGGCAGGCCGCTGGGGCGCTCGGCCGGGCGGCGAGAAGTGAGCGCCACTCGGTCGGCCCGGGTACAACTGGTCAGTCATCGTGGCCCTCCAACCACGTCATGTCGGAGAAGTCCACGTCGTCAGCCCACGTGACACCGCGATCGCGGCCATCGCGCGTTTCCTGTTGTGGTTGCTCATGTTCACCCCGCTGGTCGACACCTCGCGTCAGAATCCGCTCCAGCGCCTCAGAACCACGCAGTGTCGCATCGCGAAACGCCTGCTCTTCGTCGCGCAGCGCGGCGAGGGAACGCTGGCGAGGCGAGACCGGGGACGAAGGTCGTGGAACGCCCCGCTTCCAGTCCAGCGAGCGGACCGCCCACCGAGGAGGCGTCCTGCGCGAGGGCGCCTCCCGCCGTTGCCGCGGAAGGCGCCCTCGCTCCGGGCCGCGTCAGTTGTAGTCGTAGAAGCCCTTGCCGGACTTCTTGCCCTTCAGGCCCGCGTCGACCATGCGGCGCAGGAGCGGCGGCGCCGCGTAGTTCGGGTCGCCGTACTCCTCGAACATCGAGTCCGCGATCGCCTTGAGCGTGTCCAGGCCGACCAGGTCGGACAGGCGCAGCGGGCCCATCGGGTGGGCGCAGCCCAGCACCATGCCCTTGTCCACGTCCTCGGCGCTGGCGAACCCGCCCTCGACCATCCGGATCGCCGACAGCAGGTACGGCACCAGCAGGGCGTTGACGACGAACCCGGAGCGGTCCTTGGCCCGGATGGTCTCCTTGCCCAGCTGCTCGGTGGCGAAGGCGGCCGCACGCTCGACCGTCTCCTCCGAGGTCAGCAGCGACGGCACCAGCTCGACGAGCTTGAGCACCGGGACCGGGTTGAAGAAGTGCACGCCGAGCACCTGCTGCGGCCGGCCGGTGGCACCGGCCAGCTTGGCGATCGGGATGGACGAGGTGTTCGAGGCCAGGATCGCGTCCGGGTCCGACACCACCTCGTCCAGGTCGGCGAACAGCTTGGTCTTGAGCTGCTCGTCCTCGGCGATGGCCTCGATGACCATGGAGCGGTCCGCCAGGTCGCTCAGGGAGGTGGTGAAGCGCAGTCGCTCCAGCGCGGCGTCGCGGTCGGCCTCGGTGAGCTTGCCGTTCTGCACCGCGCGGTCCAGCGACTTCGACAACCGGGCCCGGCCGGCGGTGGCGGCGTCCTCGTTGACCTCGCACACGACGACGTCGAGCCCGGCCCGCGCGCCGACCTCCGCGATGCCGCCGCCCATCTGCCCGCCGCCGACGACTCCCAGGCGTTCGATCTTGGTCACCACACGATCCTTCCCGATTCCGGCTGCGCTGCCTCGCCGATCATGCCAGGAGAGGCGGTTACTGGCCGGTAATACGTGCGCTAGACCACGTGATCGCCTGCGCGGACGGGCGGCGCGGAGCCGGCCCCACGCCCCCACGGCTTCCCGGCTCCGCGCGGTCGAACCCCCCGATCCGACCCTGACCCCCGAAACGCGTTCAGGTTACCCCACGTTCCGTGCACGACCGCATGCGCTCCGAACATCACTGCGGTTGGCAGGTGGGGCACCACAGCGTGCCGCGCCCGCCGATCCGCGTCCGCCGCAGCGGCGTCGAGCACCGCGGGCACCGCGGGTCCGGCTCGTCGCGGTGCCCGGTCAGCCAGGCCGCGTCGTCGGGCACGTGCCCGGCCCGGACGGCGGCACGCAGCATCGCGCGCATCTCCCCGTGCATGCGTTCCAGGTCGTCGGAGCTCAGCTGGGTCGTGGTCCGGTTCGGGTGGACGCGGGCGCGCCACAGCAGCTCGTCGGTGCAGATGTTGCCCAGCCCGGCGAGCACGGACTGGTCCATCAGCGCCGCCTTGGTCCCGCGCCGGGTGCGGGTGAGCCGCTCGCCGAACTCCCCGAGGCCGATCCGCTGCGCGTCCGGCCCGAGCTCGGCCAGCAGGTCGTCCACGTCGTCCTGCCTGCGCGCCAGGTGCAGCCCGGTGAGCTTGCGCATGTCGTGGTACCGCAGCTCCCCGGCGGAGAAGTCGAACACCACCCGGTCGTGCTGGTGGGCCTCGGTGCCGTGGTCGCACCACTCGAAGCTGCCGGTCATCCCGAAGTGCGCCACCACGACGGGTTCCGCCGGCGTCGCGTTCGGCGCGCCGCCGGTGGGGATGAGCAGCCACTTGCCGTGCCGCCGCGGCTCGCCGAAGTACCGGCGCCGCACCGCCTCCCGGAACTCCTCGCCGCCCACACCGCGCAGCACCTGCGCGTCGTGCACGCGGACGTCGCGCACCTGCCGCTTCTCGGCGTGCCGCGCGACCCGGCGGAAACCCTCGACGTCCGGCAGCTCAGGCATACCACCGACTACCCCACCGAGGGGTCCACCGGAACCCCGAGCGCCCGCGCCGCCACCCGGTCGGCGCGGTCCTCCCCCTACCCTGGTCATGATCGACCGGGAAGGAGCGAGGATGCGCGAGGGTGACGTGGTGCCGGACTTCGCGCTGCCGGACCAGGACGGCGAGGAGCGCACGCTCTCCGGGCTCGTCGCCGGTGGCCCGGTCGTGCTGTTCTTCTACCCTGCGGCGATGACCACCGGGTGCACCAAGGAGGCCTGCCACTTCCGGGACCTGGCCGCGGAGTTCGCCGAGGTCGGGGCGCAGCCGGTGGGGATCAGCGCGGACCAGGTCGGCAAGCAGCGGCGGTTCGCCGAGGCGCACGGGTTCCCGTTCCCGCTGCTGTCCGATGCCGACGGTGCCGTCGCGCGCCGGTTCGGCGTAAAGCGCCGGTTCGGGCCGCTGCCGGTCAAGCGGCACACCTTCGTCCTCGACGAGCAGCGCCGGGTGCTGGCGGTGATCCGCAGCGAGTTCCGCGTGGAGGCGCACGCCGACCAGGCCCTGGCGGTCCTCAGGCAGCGCTCATAGCGAGCCCCCACCGCGCGCCAGCGGCGCACGCCAGCCGTAGTGCAGGGCGAGCAGCCGCACCACCACCGCCAGCAGCGCGGCCAGCGCGCTGGTGATCGGCGTCAGCGTGCCCGTGACCGCCAGCACCGCGACGAGGCCGCTGCCCACCAGCGCCGGCACCGCGTAGATCTCGCTCTCCGGGTGCAGCAGCGCCGGGACGTCGCCGGCCAGCAGGTCGCGGGCGGCCCCACCGCCGATGGCGGTCGCCGCACCGAGCGCGACCGCGGCCAGCGGGTGCATGCCGTGGTTCAGCGCCTTGAGGCTGCCCGCCACGCAGAACACACCCAGCCCGATCGCGTCGAAGAACAGCACGAACCGGCGGATCCTCGTCAGGCGCGGGTGCCAGAAGAACACCACCACCGAGGCGACCAGCGGCGTGGTGAAGTACGAGGTGGTGGTGAACGCCTCCGGCGGCACAGCGCCGATCACCAGGTCGCGGAACAGCCCGCCGCCCAGCGCGGTCACCTCGGCCAGCACCACGATGCCGACCACGTCGAAGCGCTTGCGCACGGCGAGCAGCGCCCCGGAGAGCGCGAAGGCGAAGATGCCGATCAGGTCGAGGACCTGCTGGACCAGAGGGTTGAGGATCACGGTGCCCACCGCACCGTTCTACCTCCCGCCCCACCGGCCTACCCGGTCAGCGCTCCTCGGCCTGCGCGGCGATCGCGCGCAGGATCGCGACGACGTCCTCGCCGCTGGGTGCGCGGT
This region of Saccharopolyspora hordei genomic DNA includes:
- a CDS encoding acyl-CoA dehydrogenase family protein; this encodes MSAGGKSPAFDPRDPLGIDAEFTPEQLAIRDSVRALCRDHVQPHVAEWFERGEFPQARELARELGKLGVLGMHLEGYGCAGLSAVDYGIACEELESCDSGLRSLVSVQGSLAMFAIWRWGSEEQKQHWLPQMAAGEAIGCFGLTEPDHGSDPASMRTTARRDGSDWVLNGRKMWITNGSIASVAVVWAKTDEGVRGFVVPTDTPGFSAPEIKHKLSLRASVTSELVLDDVRLPADAVLPEVTGLRGPLSCLNEARYGIVWGAVGAGRACLEAALDYATTREQFGRPIGGFQLTQGKLADMAVRVQNGRLLALHLGRRKDAGQLVPQQVSFGKLDNVRGALEVARTARTILGANGISLEYPVIRHMTNLESVLTYEGTSEMHALTIGQALTGQNAFRG
- a CDS encoding CaiB/BaiF CoA transferase family protein; translated protein: MATLPMEGVVVADFSRVLAGPYATMLLADLGATVIKVERPGTGDDTRSWGPPWTEHSSSYFESVNRSKRSIVLDLDDPQDRATAHELVRRADVMVQNFKPGGLARHGLDHAAARELNPRLVYTSISGFGSAGGADLPGYDFVVQALGGLMSITGDPDGPPTKVGVALVDVLTGKDAALGIMAALRHRELTGEGQHVEVNLLSSLLASLVNQMSGLLTTGVAPQRMGNRHPSIAPYETLRCEDAFLAVAVGNDGQFRKLCEALGLVELPDDPRFATNAQRVAHRDELARLLENVLGARTAADWQERLQRVGIACGQVNDLSRAVHYAESLGLRPMVDPGGGAAMQVRMPIDFSAHGSAAPTPPPLLGEHGQEVLSWLKDPAQPLPHISR
- a CDS encoding GntR family transcriptional regulator; its protein translation is MQRPPTTQEFVLGELRRSIVSGELAPGQPIRQDSIAQRLGVSRVPLREALKTLEAEGQVVYQPHRGYSVAELSLRDLLEVYRMRQLLEAEAATVATERFTDTDLARIADAQLDVEKAADSDDLVAMIAANRRFHFALLEPSGMPRLLRVVRTLWDATDAYRAVYYNSDANRARVRQEHDAIVAAAQERRAEDLVRMLDEHRQHAVDALRATITPGAD
- a CDS encoding TetR/AcrR family transcriptional regulator yields the protein MGDVVGTLEKLTPAGRKVLDVAAELFYRQGIHAVGVEAIASDAGVTKKTLYSCFGSKDRLVAAYLVERDRRWRRWLQDWVAEHASGPREQLLATFDALGAWMEREDFRGCGFVNALAEIPEPDHPGRSVVLEQKRWMRDYFERLASDAGVADPAGLAESALLLYEGATVVASTEFPWAVERARRAAAALLGA
- a CDS encoding alcohol dehydrogenase family protein, whose amino-acid sequence is MRAVLLTGFGGPEKLEYRDDVPAPEPGPGEVRVRVAATGINNTDVWTREGAYGSAEDPTSTAGWRREPLAFPRIQGADVVGRIDQVGEGVPRSRLGERVLVDPMLYTGGERELVDTEYLGSERDGGFADFTTVPAGNAHPVQSRLSDAELATFPTACTTAMRMLNRADVRAGETVVVTGASGGVGSALVQLATLRGARVVAVTSSAKRERALRLGAHATVDRDAPDLAAAVRAEVGPVDVVADVVAGPAFAPLLRVLGPLGRYVVAGGIAGPLVETDLRTVYLRQLQLIGSSFGTHEDFAQLVDHVQRGELTPLLAGTYPLPELREAQRAFAAKDFFGKLVITVEGSA
- a CDS encoding alpha/beta fold hydrolase, which codes for MKLDAHTLVDGVRLAHRHVPGSTGEVLVFVHGTPSHSHIWRNVVPAFEAAGHGVLVYDLLGYGASERPVDRDTSVTAQADLLAELLRQLDVPRCTLVGHDIGGAVAQLFTTAHPDRVERLALIDSVSYDSWPSSTWQQIIRDHLDEHAAMPEREFAAMLTGQLAMTVADPARMTGETLEAYLRPHRTPVGRASFFEHQVRHYDSTPTQRVAPLLGTLTVPTRVIWGAEDRWQPVDHAHRLARDIPNATLATIPDAGHFPMEDDPSRVTEELFTLLSTPAHHHAGRC
- a CDS encoding 3-hydroxybutyryl-CoA dehydrogenase — encoded protein: MTKIERLGVVGGGQMGGGIAEVGARAGLDVVVCEVNEDAATAGRARLSKSLDRAVQNGKLTEADRDAALERLRFTTSLSDLADRSMVIEAIAEDEQLKTKLFADLDEVVSDPDAILASNTSSIPIAKLAGATGRPQQVLGVHFFNPVPVLKLVELVPSLLTSEETVERAAAFATEQLGKETIRAKDRSGFVVNALLVPYLLSAIRMVEGGFASAEDVDKGMVLGCAHPMGPLRLSDLVGLDTLKAIADSMFEEYGDPNYAAPPLLRRMVDAGLKGKKSGKGFYDYN
- a CDS encoding Fpg/Nei family DNA glycosylase, which encodes MPELPDVEGFRRVARHAEKRQVRDVRVHDAQVLRGVGGEEFREAVRRRYFGEPRRHGKWLLIPTGGAPNATPAEPVVVAHFGMTGSFEWCDHGTEAHQHDRVVFDFSAGELRYHDMRKLTGLHLARRQDDVDDLLAELGPDAQRIGLGEFGERLTRTRRGTKAALMDQSVLAGLGNICTDELLWRARVHPNRTTTQLSSDDLERMHGEMRAMLRAAVRAGHVPDDAAWLTGHRDEPDPRCPRCSTPLRRTRIGGRGTLWCPTCQPQ
- a CDS encoding peroxiredoxin, producing MREGDVVPDFALPDQDGEERTLSGLVAGGPVVLFFYPAAMTTGCTKEACHFRDLAAEFAEVGAQPVGISADQVGKQRRFAEAHGFPFPLLSDADGAVARRFGVKRRFGPLPVKRHTFVLDEQRRVLAVIRSEFRVEAHADQALAVLRQRS
- a CDS encoding trimeric intracellular cation channel family protein — encoded protein: MILNPLVQQVLDLIGIFAFALSGALLAVRKRFDVVGIVVLAEVTALGGGLFRDLVIGAVPPEAFTTTSYFTTPLVASVVVFFWHPRLTRIRRFVLFFDAIGLGVFCVAGSLKALNHGMHPLAAVALGAATAIGGGAARDLLAGDVPALLHPESEIYAVPALVGSGLVAVLAVTGTLTPITSALAALLAVVVRLLALHYGWRAPLARGGGSL